AATGCAATTAATGCCCTCTACAGCAATTTGGATAGCAGAAGAACTGGGTTATAATAATTTTAAATTAGAAGATTTAAATAATCCAGAAGTGAACATTAAGTTTGGAAGTTGGTATTTTGCTTATTTATATCAAAAATTTGATAAAAATTTAATTCAAACTATTGCAGCCTATAATGCTGGAGAAAGAAATGTAAGAGTTTGGATTAATGAGGGTTGGGAAGGAAATATCAATAAAGAGTTACCATTTAAAGAGACTGATAACTTTGTTAGAAGAGTAATCTCAACTAAGAATTTTTATAAAGAGAATAACCTTGAAATTTACGGTTTATCAAATTTAAACTTGGTATTATTTAACTTATCATAATAAAATAATGATTTATAATGGTTTTATTTATCTTAAATCATAGTATATATCTCAGGCTAAACTTGATTTTTCTATTGAATAATTATATAATTTAAGTTAGTGAAAATTTAATTTTTAAAGAATCTTATCAATAAATTTGGATTCTTAATCTAAATTCATATTTTAAAGGAGGAGGGATAAAATACAAGTTGATTAGAGATTAGGGAGTAATTTTTTTATTTAAACAATTATTAGGAGGGAATTTCGAGTATGAAAAAAACATTAATAATTACCTTAACTTTATTTTTATTGATAACAATGTCCTCTATAATAGGAGCTCAGGAAGTAAAAAACCCTGATACTTTTGTAGAAGTTAATATGGGGACAATAGATAGTCTTGATCCTCATTTTCAGTATGATACAGCAAGTGCAGAGATTGTAAATAATGTATATGAAAATTTAATTAAATTTGATGAGGGTGATATTACAAAATTCATGCCACATTTGGCAACTGAAGTACCAACTGTGGAAAATGGTTTAATTAGAGATGATAATACTACTTATGAATTTCCACTTAGAGATGATGTAGTATTTCATAACGGTAATAAATTAACTCCAGAAGATGTTAAATATAGTTTCTTAAGAGCATTAATTCAAGATCGAGATGGTGGACCAGTTTGGATGATTTATGAACCACTTTTCCAAATGGGTTCTTTATCTGATGTTATTACTGAGGTTTTAGGGGAAGAAAAAGCTGCTAAGGATTTAACTGCAGAAGAATCAGCTGAAGTTTATGCATATCTGGAAAAAGCTATTGAAGTTGATGGAAACAGTGTTATTTTCCACCTTCCAAAACCTTTCCCACCATTTTTAAGTATTATTACTCAGGGTAATGGTCTTGGTGCAATTGTTGATAAAGAATGGACAATTGAGCAGGGAGACTGGGATGGTCAACCAGAAACAATTGCTGAATATACTAACCCAACTAAAGAAGAAGATCCTTTATTTGAGAAAATGAACGGAACTGGCCCTTATGAATTTGTAGAATGGGTTAATGGAGAAGAAGTAGTATTGAATAGAAATGATGATTACTGGCGTGAACCTGCAGCTGTTAAAAAAGTAATTATTAAGATGATTGATGAGTGGTCAACTCGTAAATTAATGCTTCAGCGTGGAGATGCTGATATTGTCTATGTAGATAAGCAGTATATGAGTCAGGTAGAGAATATGGATGGTGTTGAAGTAATTACAGGTTTGCCAAACATCTATATGGGTGCTGGTTTAATGAATTATAATATTGTAACTGAAGGTAACCCTGATGTTCACAGTGGTAAACTTGATGGTAATGGTGTTCCTTCTAACTTCTTTAGTGATATTGATGTTAGAAAAGGATTTCTTTACTCTATGAATTATGAAGCATTTATTAATGATGTATTAGATGGTGATGGACAGCAGGGTAGAGGCCCAATTCCAGAACCACTTTTAGGTTATGATGAAGATTCTACTACTTATGAATTGAACTTAGATAAAGCAGAAGAGCATTTCAAAAAGGCATTTGACGGAGAATTATGGGAAAAAGGTTTTGAGATAACAATTCTTTATAATTCTGGTAACGATGTTCGTAAGAGTGCTACTGATATGCTTAAATATTATGTAGAAAGAATCAATCCTAAATTTAAAATTAATGTACGTGGAATTCAGTGGGCATCATATCTGGATAAACTAATTGCCGAAAAGTTTACTTTAGGTTTCATTGCTTGGGGTGCTGATTATGCAGATCCACATAACTTTGCAGTTCCATTTGTGAGCAGCACAGGAACTTATGGTGGATTTAAAGGAGAGGATTATGCAGAATTTGCAAAAGAAAATATCGATCCTTTAATTGAAGAAGCAATTTCCTTAACAGATCCAGAAGCACGTGCAGAAATCTATCGTGAAATTCAGAGAATATCTTATGAAAATGGAACTGATTTCTATCTTTATCAGCCAACAGCTCAGGTAGTTATGAGAGATTGGGTAGAAGGTTGGTATTATGATCCAATTAGAGATCCAGGTCAATATTTCTATTCATTAGATAAGTAGAATACATTTAGTAAAAATATTTTCATTAAATATCTGGGGGGATATTTGCCCCCAGATATATTATTGTTTAGATAATTAAAAGTTGGAAAGGATGAATATAGAGGATGATATCTTACATTACAAGACGCTTACTTATTTTACCTATAATCCTCTTTGGAGTAAGTATGTTAATTTTTTCTATGATTATGATGTTAGGACCTTATCAAAGACTAAGTACCTATATTAATGATCCAGCCCAATTAAAGGGGGCTGAAGATATTGATCAACTGGTAGCTAAATATGGACTAGATGACCCCTGGTATGAACAATATGGCCGCTGGATTGGGGGAGTTTTAAAGGGTGATTTTGGTTGGTCAGAATCGGCAGGTGCACCTGTGACAAAAGCAATAGCTGATAGATTTCCTGCTACTTTAGAACTGGCATTATTATCTTTATTTCCAGTTATATTTGGTGGTATAATTCTCGGGGTGCTTTCGGCAGTTCATCATAATAAAATATTAGATCATACAATAAGAATTTTTGCAGTTATCGGATGGTCATTTCCATCTTTTGTTTTCGGTTTAGTGGTATTAATGATTTTCTATGGGGTTTTAGGTTGGCTGCCACCAGGAAGATTATCAAACTGGGCAACAGAAATAGTTAGATCTGCAGATTTTATTAGTTATACTGGTATGCATATTCTTGATGGAATTTTAAATTTAAATTTTTCTATTGTGTTAGATGCTATTAGACATTTAATAGCTCCTGTAATTACTATTTCAATTCTATGGTGGGCTTTTATATTAAGAATAACACGTTCTAATATGTTAGAAACATTAAGAAAAGATTATATTCGTACTGCTAGAGCTAAAGGACTTGCAGATAACATTGTAGTTTATAAGCATGCTGTTCGTAATGCTTTAATTCCTGTAGTTACAGTTGCAGGTCAAATGGTGCTTGGATTAGCAGGTGGACTGGTTATAGTCGAAAGTATTTTTAATATAAGAGGATTAGGACAATTTATGGCAAATGCAGCACAGCAGCTTGATTATCCAGGTGTATTAGGAGGAGCTTTATACTTTGGATTTCTTTTAATTTTAATTAATTTATTTGTGGATGTATCATATGCTGTAATTGACCCAAGAATTAGATTGGAGTGATGGTTTAGTGGAATGGCAAGAAGTTGTTAAACGTTTGTTACAGAATAAAATATCATTACTTGGTATTTTAATAATTGCATTTTTTATTATAGTTGCAGTTTTTGCACCCTGGATTGCACCACCTACAGATCCAGATGATCCTTATTTGATTCCAAGAGCTGGTTGGTCAATTGAACCTCAGCCACCAAGTGAAGAATATATATTTGGGACTACTGAGGGGCAATATGATATTTTTTATGGTATTGTTTGGGGAACAAGAACTGCTTTTACAATTGGTTTGGTAGTTGTAGGAATTAGTACATCGATTGGTATAATTTTAGGAACGCTAGCCGCTTATTATGGTGGTTGGATTGATGAAATATTAATGAGAATTACAGATGTTTTTATGTCAATCCCTTTCATAATAGCAACTATCGTTTTAGTGACAATTTTAGGTCAGGGACTTACTAATGTTATGATAGCATTAATTACTTTTAGTTGGATGAGTACAGCTAGATTAATGAGATCCCAGGTTTTATCGGTTAAAGAAGATGAATTTGTACAAGCTGCACTGGCTTTAGGTGCAAATGATTTTAGAATTATTTTCAGACATATAATTTTGAATACTATTTTCCCGGTTGTAATTCAGGCTTCTATGAGAATGGGTTCAATGGTTATAACCGCTTCTACTCTTAGTTTTCTTGGGGTAGGTACACCTGAAGGTTATGCTGATTGGGGGCAGATGATTTCCTTTGCTCG
Above is a window of Halanaerobium saccharolyticum subsp. saccharolyticum DSM 6643 DNA encoding:
- a CDS encoding ABC transporter permease, with the translated sequence MEWQEVVKRLLQNKISLLGILIIAFFIIVAVFAPWIAPPTDPDDPYLIPRAGWSIEPQPPSEEYIFGTTEGQYDIFYGIVWGTRTAFTIGLVVVGISTSIGIILGTLAAYYGGWIDEILMRITDVFMSIPFIIATIVLVTILGQGLTNVMIALITFSWMSTARLMRSQVLSVKEDEFVQAALALGANDFRIIFRHIILNTIFPVVIQASMRMGSMVITASTLSFLGVGTPEGYADWGQMISFARNWILGVEGNPLNYWYTLIIPGIAITLFCLSWNLIGDAFRDILDPKLN
- a CDS encoding ABC transporter permease; its protein translation is MISYITRRLLILPIILFGVSMLIFSMIMMLGPYQRLSTYINDPAQLKGAEDIDQLVAKYGLDDPWYEQYGRWIGGVLKGDFGWSESAGAPVTKAIADRFPATLELALLSLFPVIFGGIILGVLSAVHHNKILDHTIRIFAVIGWSFPSFVFGLVVLMIFYGVLGWLPPGRLSNWATEIVRSADFISYTGMHILDGILNLNFSIVLDAIRHLIAPVITISILWWAFILRITRSNMLETLRKDYIRTARAKGLADNIVVYKHAVRNALIPVVTVAGQMVLGLAGGLVIVESIFNIRGLGQFMANAAQQLDYPGVLGGALYFGFLLILINLFVDVSYAVIDPRIRLE
- a CDS encoding lytic transglycosylase domain-containing protein, whose protein sequence is MAKEYLTKIVIFIILSILLFVFINNDFDLWTIRRNFEQIKYQTEIEKYAKEFAIEKELLAALIYVESRFNNHSKSSKGAVGLMQLMPSTAIWIAEELGYNNFKLEDLNNPEVNIKFGSWYFAYLYQKFDKNLIQTIAAYNAGERNVRVWINEGWEGNINKELPFKETDNFVRRVISTKNFYKENNLEIYGLSNLNLVLFNLS
- a CDS encoding ABC transporter substrate-binding protein; amino-acid sequence: MKKTLIITLTLFLLITMSSIIGAQEVKNPDTFVEVNMGTIDSLDPHFQYDTASAEIVNNVYENLIKFDEGDITKFMPHLATEVPTVENGLIRDDNTTYEFPLRDDVVFHNGNKLTPEDVKYSFLRALIQDRDGGPVWMIYEPLFQMGSLSDVITEVLGEEKAAKDLTAEESAEVYAYLEKAIEVDGNSVIFHLPKPFPPFLSIITQGNGLGAIVDKEWTIEQGDWDGQPETIAEYTNPTKEEDPLFEKMNGTGPYEFVEWVNGEEVVLNRNDDYWREPAAVKKVIIKMIDEWSTRKLMLQRGDADIVYVDKQYMSQVENMDGVEVITGLPNIYMGAGLMNYNIVTEGNPDVHSGKLDGNGVPSNFFSDIDVRKGFLYSMNYEAFINDVLDGDGQQGRGPIPEPLLGYDEDSTTYELNLDKAEEHFKKAFDGELWEKGFEITILYNSGNDVRKSATDMLKYYVERINPKFKINVRGIQWASYLDKLIAEKFTLGFIAWGADYADPHNFAVPFVSSTGTYGGFKGEDYAEFAKENIDPLIEEAISLTDPEARAEIYREIQRISYENGTDFYLYQPTAQVVMRDWVEGWYYDPIRDPGQYFYSLDK